The Neofelis nebulosa isolate mNeoNeb1 chromosome 1, mNeoNeb1.pri, whole genome shotgun sequence sequence CCCCATACTTTTCAAAGGTTTTATGACTTCTCATGTCACAAAAGATTGTTCAGAAAAATCAGCTCATCACATATTTTTGCCATATGACATTAAATTTGACAGAAATAACCTTTGCTTTAATTCCACATAAAATTGTATTATAATCTATAATACATATATCTCTCACAACTTAAAACTATGAATTATTAGACTTGCAAACTCAGCTTATCTTTTAAATACTCTTtatcttcagggcacctgggtggctcagttggttgagggtcccaacttcagctcaggtcttgacctcacggttcatgagttcaagccccatacctggctcactgctctcagcctgtcagtgcagagcctgcttcagatcctctggctcCCTCTGTCTGTGCTCTCCTTGCcccccaaatattaaaaaaatattatttatcttctatATTATAGCACcaattgtgacttttttttatattaaactttttttaatgtttacttttgagagagagagagagagagagagagagagagagagagagagagagagagaacaagtgggggaggggcagagacatagggagacacagaatcccaagcaggctccaggccccgagctgtctgcatagagcccgacacagggctcgaacccacaagctgtgagatcatgacctgaggtgaagtctgatgctcaacctactgagccaccaaggctccctgccccaccccccctttttttaaagtttatttgttttgagagagagtgtgagagctaacaagaggggcagagagagagagacagagagagagaatcccaagtaggctctttatggtcagcatggagcctgatgcggggcttgaactacaGAACCACAccaaaaccatgagtcagacgcttaaccgactgaatcacccaggcgcccctccgatTGTGACTCTTAAAAttactgttaaaaattatttaattatttattataaggATTATTATTAGGCCCTATTCTGTTTATTAGTTTGGTGGTAATCTGACATATATATGTGTTCCTCAGTAAGCTGAACGAGGACATATTTAGCACTGTATTTGGTTTTAAAACTTtagggataggggcgcctgggtggcgcagtcggttacgcgtccgacttcagccaggtcacgatctcgcggtccgtgagttcgagccccgcgtcaggctctgggctgatggctcggagcctggagcctgtttccgattctgtgtctccctctctctctgcccctcccccgttcatgctctgtctctctctgtcccaaaaataaataaaaaacgttgaaaaaaaaaaattaaaaaaaaaaaataaaaaataaaactttagggATAGAAGTTTTAAGatgtccattttaaaataataaaacttgaacTGAGAAATGGTATTCTCTAGACCAGGGATCtcgaaattttttattttcaggacCCCACTTTacagtcttaaaaactgaggatcCCAGGAGCTTTTGTTTACATATGTACTTTATATAGCCATTTATTgtattggaaattaaaacaaaaattttaagatactcatttaaaataacaatcataAACCTGTTATATGTTAAcataatttgtgaaaaataacattttctaaataagtTGTGAGAAAATTGGCattgctttacatatttataatctttttttaattaaaaaaattgtttttagtgtttatttatttttgaaagagagagaacatgagctggggaggggcagagagagagggagacgcagaatctgaaacaggctccaggctttgagctctcagcacagatcccgacacgggctcaaactgtgagatcatgacctgagccgaatccgacactcaaccgactgagccacccaggtgcccctacatatttATAGATCCCTTGAATGAACTGCTGTTTAATAGATTACAAATAAAGTCTTGTATCTGTCCCTTcattacacctgttagaataagttatgggttttttcttttttgtttgaaatatacAAAGATCATAATCTGACCTTGCACAGATACGTAGTTGGTGAagggaagaatattttaatagccttttctgATAATTATGGATCTTCTTTGATACTTTGCTAAAGCTCAACAACTGGTAGTTTCTTAAATGTTGCAATATGGAATCTGAAATCATATTTTTCAACGTATTGGTCTTTTGATCTTTTATCCAAGCACGATTTATAACATGCATTAGTCATTTGAACAAATTAGTTTATTGTATTATGCAGATCTCCAAACATATTTCATTATACAATAATCTCCCcactaaaaaagataaaagccaaCATTCATTAAAATCACCATTTCATTACAAAGTCTTTAATTAATGGGAAGCTGTCAAGCTCTTAAGTggcaaaaatgttttccaaaattctaattttcactcaaaaacttaatttttatcattGGCAAGAAatactatcatttatttttcttgaagggcttattttgttcattttcaagaaaatgtctgcTTTTACCTAAGTCTAAATAGCCAGTttgccattcattctttcaagtaaaaatggtgttcCACAAAAAAAGCAGCTGGTTCAGATTGTGACTCAATCATGTAACTAACTGCTTTTTCTCCAGACAGTATCTGTTGGATGCAGCAGAAATTCTTTACTTCCTATTTTGTCACCCAAAATATTAAAGAAGCACATACACAAGGatcaagatttaataaaatgaataattgttGCTGCTTCataaaaaacattcttaaatgAAATTGGCTACCCCCACTTAGACTGTGGGTGTGTGGTAATGAAGGATTTAGTAACTTGTACCTTTTGCCTTGTTTGATTCCTGCTGAGGCTTTAGCAGTGTCTCCTCACCATTGCTTTTACGGTGCATTTGTCAACATGGTGCCCAAAGCAAATATGTTCTCAATATTATTGTGAATAAAGTATTGACCTTCTTGAATGACTTGAAGGAGTCTTAGGGACATCAGATTTCTGTCTACATTTTGAGAATTGATGCTCTAGATGGTTctggtggtttaaaaaaaaaaactcatttaattttctgaagaattaATTGCAACTCTTGTCTTATGCTTTTACTTAGGATTTTAATAATTGTAATCTtgcatttgaaatagaaaaatatgctaGTTTTTAATAAAAGCCTGCACGAGAGTGCATGcttgaatttgtatttctgtgcttctTTCTTTTGAATAGCATACCATTTTATAATTGTGGGCCCAGACTAAAGAGCTCATTCTATTCAGACACTGAGTAGCTTTGTTTCCGACAGCTAGTAGTCAGCTCTCTGTTTTAAAACAATCAGTTGGGTCCTGCTGGCTCAACTTGCAGTTGTCCTAGACCTAACCCTATCTCAGCCAAAGACTGTTGTTGGAAAGTCCACACAAAGGCCTTGTGTACAGGGAGCCCTGCTAATAAGGAGTGTGTTCTAGTCCCAGCAGATTAAATCTGCTTTGGTGTGCATTCCCTTCCCAAATTTCTCACTTATTTCCTTTGTTTGCCTGGTTATTTCAGTGAGAGATCATTTTTAATGCCTGTAAAGATAATTTCTGATTAGTAGATAGTCTGAATGGAGGGGATTACTggagtaaaatgtttctttctttatggtAGGATGTGATGGAGCTGCTTGAAGAAGATCTCACGTGCCCAATTTGTTGCAGTCTGTTTGATGATCCTCGAGTTTTGCCTTGCTCGCATAACTTTTGCAAAAAATGCTTAGAAGGGATCTTAGAGGGGACCGTGCGGAATTCGTTGTGGAGATCATCTCCATTCAAGTGCCCTACATGCCGTAAGGAAACTTCAGCTACTGGAGTTAATAGCCTGCAGGTCAATTACTCCCTGAAGGGTATTGTGGAAAAGTATAACAAGATCAAGATCTCTCCCAAAATGCCTGTGTGCAAAGGACACTTGGGGCAACCCCTCAACATTTTCTGCCTGACTGATATGCAACTGATTTGTGGGATCTGTGCTACTCGTGGTGACCACACCAAGCATGTCTTCTGTTCTATTGAAGATGCCTATGCTCAGGAAAGAGATGCCTTTGAGTCCCTCTTCCAGAGCTTTGAGACCTGGCGTCGGGGAGATGCTCTTTCTCGCTTGGATACCTTGGAAACTAGCAAAAGGAAATCTCTACAGTTACTGACTAAAGATTCAGATAAAGTGAAGGAGTTTTTTGAGAAGTTACAACATACATTAgatcaaaagaagaatgaaatcctgtctgACTTTGAGACCATGAAACTGGCAGTTATGCAAGCCTATGACCCAGAGATCAACAAACTCAACACCATCTTGCAGGAACAACGAATGGCCTTTAACATTGCTGAGGCTTTCAAAGACGTGTCAGAACCCATCATATTTCTGCAACAGATGCAGGAGttcagggagaaaataaaagtaatcaaaGAAACTCCTTTACCTCCCTCGAATTTGCCCACAAGCCCTTTAATGAAGAACTTTGATACCAGTCAGTGGGAAGACATAAAACTAGTAGATGTGGATAAACTTTCTTTGCCTCAAGATGCTGGCACGTTCGTTAGTAAGATTCCCTGGAGCTTTTCTCAGTTATTTGTGGTAGTCATTCTGCTCagccttctcattttctttggtcCCACCATATTCCTAGAAGGGTCTTTATTTGATGAATTCACAACTTGGAAAGACTACCTCTCCAACTTCAATTCCTATCTGGCTAAATCAGCTGATTTTGTAGAACAATCAGTGTTTTATTGGGAACAGGTGACAGatggatttttcattttcagtgaaAGATTTAAGAATTTTACTTTGGTGGTGCTGAACAATGTGGCAGAATTTGTGtgcaaatataaactattataAAATCTGTTGCAAGTATTTAGTTCTCTGTCTTTTGTTAGAAATTTGTTAAAGAGCTGAGTGATAGTTCAGACTTGGTCAAGATTTCAATGAAGAATTGCCCTGCCCAAAGtattcctttcaaaaataatgtCCTATATATGTTGTTCAAATGAGTTAGCATAAAGgtaaatgtgaaatttaataGTACAGTCCTGaaccctccttcctttttaaagagtgCTTTTGAAATACACCTCCTACCTCCATTATCAGTTGTGTTTATGCTGTGGAAAAAGGGGAGGTGAAAGCGCATGATCTAATGTTGTATTAATGAGGTAGTATAACAGTGATTGTTCATTTAAGCATGTAATAAAGACTACTCGTGTAAAGCAACTCTTTTTGAGActgaacattcttttaaaaaaggaaaagatatgaGTGGATTggatttccaaatttttctaGATTTGGAtttctaaattttagttttttgctAAAATGTAAATCTCAGGTAAACAAAAGGTGGCATTTTCTTGGGATCAGTTTACGTTTTTAGGAGGGTGATGATTTCAGCTTGCCTTGTTCTCCTTAGGTTTTGTAAATTCCTTTGGTGATAAACTACATAAGTGTTAGGTGGCTGTGGTAGGTACAAAAAAAAGTCTAACACATGGCAAGAACAGGAAATGGGAAAGCCTTTTTACTGGCAGCCAAGTGTTGTGTTGTTGTTCCCAAGTATCATGGCAACAGGACAACTAAACCAATCCACTTGCTTAGTATCTTTTTGAAGAGTAGTAAGATTAATTTGCCAATAGATGGAAGAGTCTGTCAGCTATTATAAAGTGCAAAGTAATCAGCTAAACACTAATTTTGCCCTATCTGCTTACATGAGATAAAGATGCCCTATCTCCCacagaataaaaatacttaattttctcCTCTTGCTTACGATTCAGATGAAGACAAGAACTGCTCATCTTAGAACTCAACTTAGAACTGCTCTCGAGTCTACCTTATTTCTGTCATGAAACAACATTCTTTGGAAAGCAGAGTGTctttacccttttatttttttaagtttattttttgagagagaaagagtgtgcatgcaggggaggggtagagagagagggggagagggaatcccaagcaggctctgtgttgtcagcccAACATGAGGTTCCATCctatgaaaccatgagatcatgacctgagccgaaataaagagttggatgcttaactgaccgagccaccgaggcacccctaccCTGTCTTTTAATTTGGTTGAGAGAAGGTAACACAAGTggggacaagaaaaaaaaaaaaagggccaacTAACTTGAAAGTACAGAAGAATCCAGCTATGAGAAAAAGAGTCAAATTAAGCTGCTGGTTGAGGTAATGGCTGCCTCAACCATAACTGACAATTCATGATTTAGCCAAAATTGCTAAAGGGttcataaattataaaaatgtttcactGTAAATCTTACCTCTGCTATGAGGACTCATCATAGATAAGTGGTCTGGGGAACCCGGCAGGGGTTGCTTTTCTGCTCccagtgtatatatgtgtgtatgtatgtatgtgtatatgtatgtgtgtgtgtgtgtgtgtgtgtgtgtgtgtgtgtttaaatagaGATTTACAACAGGTTTTCATGGAGAATTTTTTATGCAATACAGGAACAGGATCCATTTGACATCTAACCTTGGAAATAttggcagtttaaaaaaattttttttaatgtttatttttgagagagagagacagagtgcaagtggggggaggggcagagagagaaggagacacaatccgaagcaggctccaggctccaagctgtcagcacagagcccgatgtggggtttgaactcatgaactgtgagattgtgacctgagccaaagttggacacttaactgactgagccaaccacgcTCCCCAAGGCAGTTTTTCTTAAACAATTCAGTACCTCAActgctgctttttcattttgtatactGCAAGTTCCCAAGCAACTCAAATTTGCAAACACAGCTATGGATACAATATTTGCTTTACAGTAGTTACCTGGGAATCTAGGtctctgtttttttgttattttcccctcccctccatttcTTGATCATATATAACTAGCAACACTTATGGTTAGAAGTTGATTTACAAGTTTCTAAGTCTGTGGCTGATGGTTTGTAGCCTCTAGTTTGAAGCAAGAAAAGAATGAGTAGTCAGGAACTAGTCACTTTGAATGTGGGAGGGAAGATATTCACAACAAGATTTTCTACCATAAAGCAGTTTCCTGCCTCTCGGTTGACAAGAATGATAGATGGCAGAGACCAAGAATTCAAGATGGTTGGTGGCCAGATTTTTGTGGACAGAGATGgtgttttatttagtttcatCTTAGATTTTTTGAGAACTCACCAGCTTTTATTACCCACTGACTTTTCAGACTACCATAGGCTTCAGAGAGAGGCTCTTTTCTATGAACTGGATCCTCTGATTGATCTCTTAAACCAAGAAC is a genomic window containing:
- the TRIM13 gene encoding E3 ubiquitin-protein ligase TRIM13, producing the protein MELLEEDLTCPICCSLFDDPRVLPCSHNFCKKCLEGILEGTVRNSLWRSSPFKCPTCRKETSATGVNSLQVNYSLKGIVEKYNKIKISPKMPVCKGHLGQPLNIFCLTDMQLICGICATRGDHTKHVFCSIEDAYAQERDAFESLFQSFETWRRGDALSRLDTLETSKRKSLQLLTKDSDKVKEFFEKLQHTLDQKKNEILSDFETMKLAVMQAYDPEINKLNTILQEQRMAFNIAEAFKDVSEPIIFLQQMQEFREKIKVIKETPLPPSNLPTSPLMKNFDTSQWEDIKLVDVDKLSLPQDAGTFVSKIPWSFSQLFVVVILLSLLIFFGPTIFLEGSLFDEFTTWKDYLSNFNSYLAKSADFVEQSVFYWEQVTDGFFIFSERFKNFTLVVLNNVAEFVCKYKLL